From a single Sphingosinicellaceae bacterium genomic region:
- a CDS encoding DUF1993 domain-containing protein, producing the protein MTISMHQVLLPVLLRQFGTLSAVLTKAEAHAKASGIDPATLIEAKLAPDMLPLVAQIRIASDSAKGGVARLAGIVPPSYADDEVTFADLHARIDKTVAFIKSVPADQIDGTEERHIELKAGPRTFEFSGQDFLLHFVLPNFLFHCTVAYAILRHSGVEIGKMDYLGAS; encoded by the coding sequence ATGACCATCTCGATGCACCAGGTTCTGCTGCCCGTCCTGCTTCGCCAGTTCGGCACTCTGTCCGCAGTCCTGACCAAGGCCGAAGCGCACGCCAAGGCGAGCGGGATCGACCCGGCGACGCTGATCGAGGCGAAGCTCGCGCCCGACATGCTGCCGCTGGTCGCTCAGATCCGCATCGCGTCCGACAGCGCCAAGGGCGGCGTCGCGCGCCTCGCCGGCATCGTACCGCCGAGCTATGCCGACGACGAGGTCACCTTCGCCGACCTCCACGCCCGCATCGACAAGACCGTAGCCTTCATCAAAAGCGTCCCCGCCGACCAGATCGACGGCACCGAGGAGCGCCACATCGAGCTCAAGGCCGGCCCGCGCACCTTCGAATTCAGCGGCCAGGACTTCCTGTTGCATTTCGTGCTGCCGAACTTCCTGTTCCACTGCACCGTCGCCTACGCGATCCTGCGCCACAGCGGCGTCGAGATCGGCAAGATGGACTATCTCGGCGCGAGCTAG
- a CDS encoding glycosyltransferase, with the protein MPQQFPFVKIAFDHQTFASQVHGGVSRDAAAFIYPSLYEGFGIPPLEAMAAGTPVVAVDAGSVPEVCGDAVAYAPPGDVEALRIAIECVVGSPTLTASLVAAGHARLGLFSWARCAAETATIYRNLL; encoded by the coding sequence GTGCCGCAGCAGTTCCCTTTCGTGAAAATCGCCTTCGATCACCAGACCTTCGCCTCGCAGGTGCATGGCGGCGTCTCGCGCGATGCCGCGGCCTTCATCTACCCGTCGCTGTACGAGGGCTTTGGCATCCCGCCACTCGAGGCGATGGCCGCCGGTACGCCGGTCGTCGCGGTCGATGCCGGTTCGGTGCCAGAGGTCTGCGGCGATGCCGTCGCCTACGCGCCGCCCGGCGACGTCGAAGCGCTCCGCATCGCGATCGAGTGCGTTGTCGGCTCCCCCACGTTGACCGCCAGCCTCGTCGCCGCCGGCCACGCCCGCCTCGGGCTTTTCTCGTGGGCGCGCTGCGCCGCCGAGACTGCGACCATCTATCGGAACTTGCTGTGA
- a CDS encoding GDP-mannose 4,6-dehydratase — MKTALVCGIGGQDGGYLAALLLERGYRVVGTSRDAHMNPFRQLEALGIRDRVTLMSMAPDDYRSVITAVTRAEPDEIYALAGQSSVGLSFELPAETLTSAVFGVLNMLEAIRHTGRPIRLYHASSSEAFGDLAGIPATETTPFRPRSPYGVAKASAHMLVANYREAYGLFACNGILFNHESPARPQRFVTAKIAAAARRIATGSTAPLNLGRLDIVRDWGWAPEFVEAMWLMLQQDVADDYIVATGQSHSLEEFVAAAFAAVGLDWRAHVVIDAGLGRPTDLGWSGADPGHALARLGWQARTTMPEVARRMVLDTLV, encoded by the coding sequence GTGAAGACTGCGCTCGTCTGCGGCATCGGCGGGCAGGACGGCGGCTATCTGGCGGCGCTGCTGCTGGAGCGCGGCTACCGCGTCGTCGGCACCTCGCGCGATGCCCATATGAATCCGTTCCGCCAGCTCGAGGCGCTCGGCATCCGCGACCGCGTCACCCTGATGTCGATGGCCCCCGACGACTACCGCAGCGTCATCACCGCGGTCACCCGTGCCGAGCCCGACGAGATCTACGCGCTGGCGGGCCAGTCCTCGGTCGGCCTGTCGTTCGAGTTGCCCGCTGAGACCCTGACCAGCGCAGTCTTCGGGGTCCTCAACATGCTGGAAGCGATCCGCCACACCGGCCGCCCGATCCGCCTGTATCATGCCAGCTCCAGCGAGGCCTTCGGCGACCTCGCCGGCATTCCGGCTACCGAGACCACCCCGTTCCGCCCGCGCAGCCCCTACGGCGTCGCCAAGGCCTCCGCGCACATGCTCGTCGCCAACTACCGCGAGGCCTATGGGTTGTTCGCCTGCAACGGCATCCTGTTCAACCACGAGTCGCCCGCCCGGCCGCAGCGCTTCGTCACCGCCAAGATCGCCGCTGCCGCCCGGCGGATCGCGACCGGTAGCACCGCACCGCTCAACCTCGGAAGGCTGGACATCGTGCGCGACTGGGGCTGGGCACCGGAGTTCGTCGAGGCGATGTGGCTGATGCTCCAGCAGGATGTTGCGGACGATTACATCGTCGCCACCGGCCAGTCGCATTCGCTGGAAGAGTTCGTCGCCGCGGCGTTCGCGGCGGTCGGGCTCGACTGGCGGGCGCACGTCGTCATCGACGCCGGCCTCGGCCGCCCGACGGATCTCGGCTGGAGCGGTGCCGACCCCGGCCACGCGCTTGCCCGCCTCGGCTGGCAAGCGCGCACGACGATGCCCGAGGTGGCACGCCGAATGGTCCTCGACACGCTCGTCTAG
- a CDS encoding AI-2E family transporter, translating to MPEGTGHDDDGIPLETLKPATALRVRPATGLEPLVPWLIAALATAALYFGKSVLIPIILAGLVSFLLAPIAGLFRRIGLPRAPAVLFAVLLALGGFGVVSAVIVSQAATLSKDAPAYAQRITEKVHDVRSGLTERFEFLTRDGTRTRTVTTTTTRRRTALPRPTASGALPVEIQPAAPSAVQELKTFVLPVLAPLETTLIVLIVTIFILFQKEDLRDRMIRLMGAADLHRTTVALDDGAKRLSRYFLSQFAVNCGFGAVVWGGLFMLDVPAPGLWGILAGLLRFVPYVGSVIAAVGPLALAAAVDPGWDLMIYVALLFVVLEPLTGYVVEPLLYGHSTGLSPVSVVVAALFWTWIWGPVGLVLSMPLTLTLVVLGRHIPAFAVFDILLGDRPALSPAETFYQRILAGHPDEAVDLAEVLLETTTLAAYYDEVVLGALRLAAADVDRGAVQRSAMHAVCESTLEVLAALADHDDGTNEGKALAPSARSSGGLDTCADLGGNNVVCVPGRGPLDTAVNVMVAQLLRRAGCTVHEQSRERLPDGDASALDPGSAETVCILGLFDRRGAARIQPLVMRMQEQFPGVAVLLGVQRGGETGGPATEGEFTPIASLADLCTAIRSGARVPA from the coding sequence ATGCCTGAGGGAACTGGCCATGACGATGACGGCATTCCCTTGGAGACCCTGAAGCCCGCAACCGCGTTGCGGGTGCGGCCTGCGACCGGTCTCGAGCCGTTGGTGCCGTGGCTGATCGCGGCACTCGCCACCGCAGCCCTGTATTTTGGCAAGTCGGTCCTGATTCCGATCATCTTGGCGGGGCTGGTGTCCTTCCTGCTCGCGCCGATCGCCGGGCTGTTCCGCCGCATCGGGCTGCCGCGAGCGCCCGCCGTGTTGTTCGCCGTACTGCTCGCGCTCGGTGGCTTTGGCGTCGTCAGCGCGGTTATCGTCAGCCAGGCCGCGACGCTGAGCAAGGACGCACCGGCATATGCCCAGCGGATCACCGAGAAGGTGCATGACGTCCGTTCCGGCCTGACCGAGCGCTTCGAGTTCCTGACCCGTGACGGCACGCGGACCCGTACCGTCACGACCACCACGACCCGCCGCCGCACCGCGCTGCCACGCCCGACCGCGAGTGGCGCGCTGCCGGTCGAGATCCAGCCGGCCGCGCCGAGCGCCGTCCAGGAGTTGAAGACCTTCGTCCTGCCGGTGCTCGCGCCGCTCGAAACCACGCTGATCGTGCTGATCGTGACGATCTTCATCTTGTTCCAGAAAGAGGATTTGCGCGACCGCATGATCCGCCTGATGGGGGCCGCCGACCTGCACCGCACGACGGTCGCACTCGACGATGGGGCGAAGCGCCTGAGCCGCTATTTCCTGTCACAGTTCGCGGTCAACTGCGGCTTCGGCGCAGTCGTCTGGGGCGGGCTATTCATGCTCGACGTACCCGCGCCCGGCCTGTGGGGCATTCTTGCCGGGCTGCTGCGCTTCGTGCCGTATGTCGGCAGCGTCATCGCCGCGGTCGGACCGCTGGCGCTGGCCGCCGCGGTCGATCCCGGCTGGGACCTGATGATCTACGTCGCGCTGCTGTTCGTCGTGCTGGAGCCGCTGACCGGCTATGTCGTGGAGCCATTGCTGTACGGCCACTCGACCGGGCTGTCGCCGGTGTCGGTGGTCGTCGCGGCGCTGTTCTGGACCTGGATCTGGGGGCCTGTCGGGCTTGTGCTCTCGATGCCGCTGACGCTGACGCTCGTGGTCCTTGGCCGCCACATCCCGGCATTCGCGGTGTTCGACATCTTGCTCGGTGACCGCCCGGCGCTGTCGCCGGCGGAGACGTTCTACCAACGCATCCTCGCGGGCCACCCCGACGAGGCTGTCGACCTGGCGGAGGTGCTGCTCGAGACGACGACACTGGCGGCTTATTACGACGAGGTCGTACTCGGCGCTCTCCGGCTGGCTGCCGCCGACGTCGACCGGGGCGCGGTCCAGCGCTCCGCGATGCACGCCGTCTGCGAATCGACGCTGGAGGTGCTGGCCGCACTTGCCGATCACGACGACGGCACTAACGAGGGCAAGGCGCTGGCACCGTCGGCGCGAAGCAGCGGTGGCCTCGACACCTGCGCCGATCTTGGCGGCAACAACGTCGTCTGCGTTCCGGGACGCGGGCCGCTCGACACCGCCGTCAACGTCATGGTCGCGCAACTGCTGCGCCGGGCCGGATGCACGGTCCACGAGCAATCGCGCGAACGCCTGCCGGACGGTGACGCGTCGGCGCTCGATCCGGGCAGTGCCGAGACCGTCTGCATCCTCGGGCTGTTCGACCGGCGCGGTGCGGCGCGCATCCAGCCGCTGGTGATGCGGATGCAGGAGCAGTTCCCCGGCGTCGCGGTGCTGCTCGGCGTCCAGCGCGGCGGCGAGACCGGCGGCCCGGCGACCGAGGGCGAGTTTACCCCGATCGCCTCGCTCGCCGACCTGTGCACAGCGATCCGCTCGGGGGCGCGCGTTCCCGCCTAG
- a CDS encoding GlsB/YeaQ/YmgE family stress response membrane protein: MNIIILLIVGGILGWIASLIMRTDAQQGIFLNVVVGIVGAMLAGFLVTPLVGGLPITDGGFNLQSILVSLVGAIILLAIVNLFRRGTAR; this comes from the coding sequence TTGAACATCATCATTCTTCTGATCGTCGGCGGCATTCTCGGCTGGATCGCCAGCCTGATCATGCGCACCGACGCGCAGCAGGGCATCTTCCTGAACGTCGTCGTCGGCATCGTCGGTGCCATGCTTGCGGGCTTCCTGGTGACCCCATTGGTCGGCGGCCTACCGATCACGGACGGCGGCTTCAACCTGCAGTCGATCCTGGTGTCGCTGGTCGGTGCGATCATCCTGCTGGCGATCGTCAACCTGTTTCGCCGCGGCACCGCGCGCTGA
- a CDS encoding PAS domain S-box protein, whose product MNASPHRRATGPSRRRIPGPTLSHLEQLIDALIAGVILIDPTGVILSANPAALKMHGVAKVEDLGVTADDYVQRFVLRYRNNHRLARREYPLMRLLAGESFPDLVVEVAPLGQNEPRWVHQVRDVAMDDDGGDPDCLALVIHDVSARYDAEARFEAMFQANPAPAVIIRVADQRFLRINQGFIDLSGFARDDLVGKSLFELDIFAGVERRDFVRGRVAAGETVPQLEAELPVAGGGTRLVLLAGQPIEVADEPCLLFTFADLEPRRRAERDRDDNEAHFASVFQIAPIGMVVTQGTDYRIIEVNDAFRRLTGYTDAQAVGRVADDLQLWGDAAQRRGVEAEIEAGGGVRNHDVRVLHKDGEPVDCLLSAERISRRGEPCVLWLYQDITARRHNELELVEAIEAVMKDANWFGRSIMDKLATLRRPPTSGAAAPPPTDLSRREREVLDLICQGLDDAAISARLSLSPNTVRNHVARLYAKIGVNRRGAAILWARQRGLH is encoded by the coding sequence ATGAACGCCTCACCCCATCGCCGGGCGACCGGCCCGTCCAGACGCCGGATTCCCGGCCCGACACTCAGCCACCTCGAGCAGTTGATCGACGCGTTGATCGCCGGGGTCATCCTGATCGACCCGACCGGGGTCATCCTCAGCGCCAACCCTGCCGCGCTCAAGATGCACGGCGTCGCTAAGGTCGAGGACCTCGGCGTGACCGCCGACGACTACGTCCAGCGCTTCGTCCTGCGCTACCGCAACAACCATCGGCTGGCGCGGCGCGAATACCCGCTGATGCGCCTGCTTGCCGGCGAGAGCTTCCCGGACCTGGTGGTCGAGGTTGCGCCGCTTGGGCAGAATGAGCCGCGCTGGGTCCACCAGGTCCGGGACGTGGCCATGGACGACGACGGCGGCGACCCCGACTGCCTCGCGCTGGTGATCCACGATGTCTCCGCGCGCTATGACGCAGAGGCACGCTTCGAGGCGATGTTCCAGGCCAACCCGGCCCCGGCTGTGATCATCCGCGTCGCCGACCAGCGCTTCCTGCGCATAAACCAGGGTTTTATCGACTTGAGCGGTTTCGCCCGCGACGACCTGGTCGGCAAAAGCCTGTTCGAGCTCGACATCTTCGCGGGCGTCGAGCGTCGCGACTTCGTCCGCGGGCGCGTCGCGGCGGGCGAGACCGTGCCCCAGCTGGAGGCCGAGCTGCCGGTCGCGGGCGGCGGTACTCGGCTCGTGCTGCTCGCGGGCCAGCCGATCGAGGTCGCCGACGAGCCCTGCCTTTTATTCACCTTCGCCGACCTCGAGCCGCGCCGCCGCGCCGAACGCGACCGCGACGACAACGAGGCGCACTTCGCGAGCGTCTTCCAGATCGCCCCGATCGGCATGGTCGTCACGCAAGGCACCGACTACCGCATCATCGAGGTCAACGACGCCTTCCGCCGCCTCACGGGCTACACCGATGCGCAGGCCGTCGGGCGGGTCGCCGACGACTTGCAGCTGTGGGGCGACGCCGCCCAGCGCCGCGGCGTCGAGGCCGAGATCGAGGCCGGTGGCGGGGTCCGGAACCACGACGTCCGCGTCCTCCACAAGGACGGCGAGCCGGTCGACTGCCTGCTCTCGGCGGAGCGCATCAGCCGCCGCGGCGAGCCCTGCGTGCTGTGGCTGTACCAGGACATCACCGCGCGCCGCCACAACGAGCTCGAACTGGTCGAGGCGATCGAGGCGGTGATGAAGGACGCCAACTGGTTCGGCCGCTCGATCATGGACAAGCTCGCGACGCTGCGCCGCCCGCCCACAAGCGGCGCCGCTGCCCCACCCCCGACTGACCTCAGCCGCCGCGAGCGCGAGGTCCTCGACCTCATCTGCCAGGGCCTCGACGACGCCGCGATCAGCGCGCGCCTGTCGCTGTCGCCGAACACCGTCCGCAACCATGTCGCGCGCCTGTACGCCAAGATCGGGGTCAACCGCCGGGGCGCCGCGATTCTGTGGGCGCGGCAGCGTGGACTGCACTGA